TGAGTTTAGCAATAGGAAGGCCGACAATATTGTTATAATCCCCTTTGATCCACTTGACCCAAAGTCCGGCTTCTTCCTGAATACCGTAGGCCCCCGCTTTATCCATTGCCTTCCCCGATTCCACATAGGCCGCTGCTTCATATTGCATTTGGTGATCCCATTCATAAAACTTAATCTTGGAAACTGAAACAAAACAATCTTCAATATTCCCATATCTGATGCTGACACCAGTTAATACCTGATGGGTATTTCCCGCCAGTTTCTTGATCATCTGATAAGCTTCGATCTCATCTTCAGGTTTTCCTAATATTTGATTATCTAAAATCACAATGGTATCGGCCCCAATAACCAGTGCCCGACGGTTGATCTTTTGAATGACTTTGGCCTTTCTTGATGCAAGTTCCATAACAAGGGTTTTTACCGTCATCATAAAATCGTCAGCACTGTTATTTAAAATAATCTGTTCAATTCTTTTTTCATCAATGGCGGCGGCTTGCGTTTCGAACTCTTTTACTACTCGTTTTAAAAGTTCTTCTCTTCTTGGCGACTGACTGGCTAAAATTATTTTAGGTTTCAAAAGCACGCTCCTTTTTTTAGATTTTTTTGTTGTAACTCAATAAAATGTTAGATATCTTAAATTCCAGTCTGGCGAGGTTTGCTTTTATCAACTGTATTTGGTATCATATTACAATAAAACGACAAAATGATGGAGAAAATATGAAAACAAAATTTGATATAAATTCATGGTCACGTTGCAATATCACGAAGGATCTGAAAAGGGAGAAATGCAATGACTAACGAAGAACAAAAACACACCAGACGGCCTCGTTATAAGGGCACGCATCCCAAAACCTACAAAGAAAAGTACAAAGAACTACAACCGGATAAATATACCGAAACAGTTGAAAAAGTAATCCGAAAAGGCAGTACGCCTGCAGGTATGCACCGCTCCATCTGCGTCAAAGAAATAATAACATTCCTGCAGATTATGCCTGGACAAATTGGTTTAGACGCGACTCTGGGTTTTGGTGGACATACTCAAGAATTGTTGAAGTGCTTAAATTCACA
This is a stretch of genomic DNA from Acetobacterium woodii DSM 1030. It encodes these proteins:
- a CDS encoding Maf family protein gives rise to the protein MKPKIILASQSPRREELLKRVVKEFETQAAAIDEKRIEQIILNNSADDFMMTVKTLVMELASRKAKVIQKINRRALVIGADTIVILDNQILGKPEDEIEAYQMIKKLAGNTHQVLTGVSIRYGNIEDCFVSVSKIKFYEWDHQMQYEAAAYVESGKAMDKAGAYGIQEEAGLWVKWIKGDYNNIVGLPIAKLNKRLNKLLKRL